The following nucleotide sequence is from Frankiales bacterium.
CGGTGAAGAGCCGCAACGTGCTGGCCGTGTGGTTCCTGCTGCCGCTGATCACCCTCGGCTTCTACTACTGGTACTGGTACCCGACGATCAACGCCGAGCTCCGCGACGCCGACCCCCGGGTGCAGGTGTCGCCGTTCGTCGCGTGGCTCGCCGTGGTGCCCGGTGCGTTCCTCGTGCTGCCGCCGTTCATCAGCATGTACAACACGGGCAAGCGCATCGCCACGGCACAGGCCTCCGCCGGCATCGGCTCGAGCTGCAACCCGCTGATCGGCGTCCTGCTCATGTTCGTGTTCGGGCTCAACACGCTCTACTACCAGTCCGAGCTCAACAAGATCCCCGCATCGGTGCGGTGATCCCTCGACGTCGGGCCCGACCCCGACGTCACTGAGGCACGGGAGGACGGCCGCCGAACGCACGCGCGACGGCGGCCGTCCTCGTGCCGACCTCGAGCCGGGCGAAGATGTTCTCCAGGTGCTTGCGCACCGTGTTGGTCGTGACGTGCAGCCGCCGCGCGATCTCGGCGTTGCTCAGCCCCGAGGCGACGAGGTTCATCAGCTCCCACTGGCGCGGGGTCAGGTCCGCGGGCCGGTCGCCGGCGTCCGGCGTCACGTCGATCTCGGCGAGGTGGGGCCGCAGCAGCGCGAGCAGCAGCCGGTCGCGGTCGTCGAAGTCGCAGCCGGCCGAGCGGAAGAAGATCAGCCTGCGGATCCTCGTGCCCCCGGCGGGAAGGCAGCACATCATCTCGTTGTCGATGCCGGCCGGGGCGAAGTACTCGCGGTACATCGGCATGCGGTGCCAGGTGCGGTCGCCGTAGAAGTCAGTGCGCGCGGTGATCGTCGTGTCGTCGCCGCTGACCGAGGCGTACGAGCAGGACGGCGTCTGCCAGTAGTGGCGGCGGAACGCGTCGTCGTCGGGCAGCCGCACCTCGCGGACGGTCTCGACGTGGCTGCCGCCCTCCCACGTCTGGTCCACGTGGACGAGTCCGGAGGCGACATCCAGCTCGAAGTACGACACCAGGTCGGCGTCGACGAGCCTTCTCATCGAGGCGACCGCGTCGTCCGGGAAGCCGCCGGCGGCGGGCCGCGGGCCGCGCGCCGAGGCGACGACGTCGAGCAGCACCTGGAGGTCGGCCTCGGTGGTGGTGCGGGTCATGGGCTCTCCCTCGTTCCGGTGCTCGACGCTACGGCGACGCCGCCGGCGTGGGTACCGCGTCACCGCAGGATGCGACGAACGTCGTATGGGAGCTGCCCGCTGCTCGAGCCCACGATGCTCCTCGACCAGCACCGTTGTCGAGGAGGTCACCATGCAGATCAGCCACGCACGACTCGCGCTCGGGATCCCGCTCGCCGCCGGAGCTCTCGCGATCCTCGCCACCGCGACGCCCGCCGCCGCGGCACCTCCGTCGGACGGCTGCCCCGCCGGCTACTCGGTGCTGTCCGTGGCCGAGCTGAGCGCGGCTGGCTACCAAGTGCCCGCGGCGGTCGACAGTCCCACCAGCGGCATCCGCTCGTTCGGGCAGCCGGGCAACGGCAACGGCCTGGTGTGCGGCGTGAAGCTCGGCAACCAGCTCACGCCGTGGGGCGACCCGATCTACAACTTCGTCGACGACCAGCTGCCCGCGTGACCCCACTGCCTCGGCCCCCGTGGGGGGCCGAGCGCGCAGCCGAGCGCCGGGCGGTGGCGGAGTACCGCGCCGCCTGGCGCCGGCTCCAGCGCCTGCGCGCGGCCCGCGACGCGGCGCAGGACGACATCAGCGAACCGGCACGCCACGACCACAGGAGGACGGGGAATGACTCACAAGGCCGTCGTTAGCCTCACGACAGGGATGGACGACCCCGAGAAGGTGACGGTGGCCTTCCTCGTCGCCGTCGGCGCCGCCGAGACCGGCCGCGAGACGCTGATGTTCCTCACGAAGGACGCCGTCCGGCTCGTGAGCGGCACGACCGCGACCGGCGTCGCCTGCGAGGGCTGCCCGCCGCTGGCCGACCTCGTCGCCCGGTACGAGGCAGCGGGTGGGCGCTACTACGTGTGCCCGATCTGCTTCAACTCGCGCAGGCTCGACGCCGCGACGCTCGCCGCCAACGCCGAGCTGCAGGGGACGATCCCGCTCTGGCAGTGGATCGGCGACGACGCAGCGACGACGTTCAGCTACTGACGCCGCAACCGGGTGCCGGCCGAGAGTGACCGCAGCGCATCGCCGACGGGGAGCACCTCGGGAGGTCGCGGCTCGGCCCTGCGGTCGCCCCGCTGGGGCGACCGGGTCTCCGACGGCTGGGCTAGGCCGTGGTGAGGGTGATGGCGAGAGTCGCTGTCACGGTCTCAGGCACGTCGGTCGTCGGTGTGATGTTGGGGTTGGTGAGGGTGAGCGTGAGGGCTCGTGGCGCGGGGTGACCGTCGACGTCCCCTGGGGGCACGTTGTCGGCGGCCCAGGTGAGGGGCTGGTTGACGGGGATGCGCCTGGTGAGGGTGCGGGTGCATTCGGCGGTGTCGAGTGCGGCGTCGAGGGTGGTGTGCGCCCACGTGGCGACGTCGGCGCACAGGCGCGGGACGGCACCTCTGGTCGGGATGGTCGTGGTAGTGGTGATCACGACGTCGGGCTCTATGCAGTCGATGTTGATGCTGCAGGCGGGGGTGATCTTCGCGGGGGTCCAGTCGCCGGTCGGCGTGGGGGCGCTCGTGGTGATGGCGGTGGCCTGGGCGAGAAGGGCTTGCTGCTGCACCTTGGCATCGTTGAACTGGGCGCAGCCGGCGAGGGCGAGCGCGGTGGTCGTGAGCAGGGCCCCGAGGCTGGCTCGGCGCCGTGGTGAGGTCACGTGGGGATTATCCGTCTGTCAGGACCGGCCACCGCAGGTTGCGGCCTTCGCCGGCGGCCCGTGGCGTGCGAGCAACTGTCAGCCCGCACGGTCTGGGCTCTCGAGCCACCTCGCGGACCCCGCCGACGAGAGCAGCCCCTGCCGATGGCAGGGGCTGCTCTCGTGAACAGGGGTGAGTGAGTGGAGGTGGCGGGAATCGAACTCGACAAGACCGTCGAGACCCGTCGGATCCCTTTGGTCGCATGCAAAACCCGTCGGGTTCCGTCCGGATCGATCGGGTTCCGTTGGGTCTGGGTGTTGACGCCGTCAACAAGGAGGGCGACCGACAGCGGCACGCCGGGGACGGACGAAGGGCACCGGGCGTTCCCTGGATTGCCGCGATCGTCCATGGGACGAAGGCGTATGAATGTGGAACGGACACGTCCGTGTGCGCCCGCCAATGCCAGCGTTCGTGCTAGTCCTTGAACGTGACCACCGCTTCGATACGCTTCCTGCCTCTTGGCCAGATTCACATCGCCTTCGGCGATGCGTACCTCACCCCTGGGTCGGGTACGCATCGCCTCGTGTTCCCCGTCAACATGGCGGGAACCTGGCTTGAAGTGGCCACACCGATGCCTAGTACCGCGGTACTTCTTGTGGGAACCGTCTGGAGTAGTCGCCCATACTTCAGGTGGCTCGGTGGGCTCGAACCGCAGGTTCTGACGCTTCACGGTTCTGTTGTCGGCGAGGAACTGGTGCTGACGCTCTCGGACGATCAGCTGATCGCGCTAGAAGCCGGTCGCGGCGAAGATGACGTAGCGCTGACATTGAAGCTGCAAGCGACGCTCCTCAATCCGAACCCGAGTGTTCACCCCACCAACACGGAGGAGGTTCACTATCGGATCACTCGCACGCGCTGGCTCGAATTGCTCGATCAAGTGGGAGCAGAGGTTGGCATCCTGCTTCGCGTGCCCAGTCCACTGACGGACGCTAGTGAGCAGCCGCCAGGCGCCGCAGCCGGGGACGCGGCTTCGCTGGCGCAGGCAACTGCTCGACTGCGCCAAGCGAGAGCTGAGCTTCGAGATCACCAGTGGGAGCATTGCGTCGCGACATGCCGTCGCGTTCTGGAGAACCTCGCACGGCTGGTTGAGTTGCCCTCCGCAGCAGATGTGTTCAAGGTCAAGGCGCAGGACCGCACCCAGGATCAGCGCTGGGCAGCGATCTACTACGACGTCAAGGGCCTGGCGAGCGCTGCCCACCACGACGACAGCACCACGGACGGATTCGGGTGGGACGCAGGCGACGCCAATGCTGTTCTCGCAGCAACCGCTGGTCTCCTTGCTCGCTACACCGCGGCGTGACTGCACCCCGCGGATAGGACCGCGCACGGTCAGGCCGGCGAAGGTCGTACCCGCACGTCAAGTGACCGACCCGTGGGCGGGGTCAGTCGTCGCTGCCCTTCGACGTTCCATTGATCTTCCCGGCCAGCGTGCGGTCCAAGGCATTCACCGGTTGGAGTTATGCCACGCTCGTACAATGCACGTAAAGGCAGGTCGTAGAGGGAAGTGCCCGTATGGCAGAGCCTGGCAAGGAACGGGATCTCGCGTTGCCCGGTCGGCTGGCTCGACTCGCGCATCAGACCTTGCCCGTGGAGCCTGCTCCCGAACCTTCAAGTCGCTCCATCACGAGCCGACGGGTCTCGACAGCCTACGGACGTGGATTGGAGGACCTTGGCCCAACTGATGGGACCCGAGTCAAACGAATCCTGCGAGCGGAACTCCGGCAGCGGAGGTCTCGGTTCATGCAGCCTCGGTGGCTCGAGTCAGAGGAGGCGGTGCCCGGTCTCCTCGTGTCCCTCCGGTACACGGGACAGGACGCACATGGTGTTGCATCGAGGACTCGAGACCTCGACTTGGCGTTTCGTCGTGCCGCCTCGACCCTTGAGAACTACTACCTTGGCAAGGATGACGGGTGGGCTTATCCGGTCCGGCCAGAACGTGGTGGCCTTTGGGTTGTTGATTCGCGCCGCGGTTCGTACGAACTGCTGGCCACCGTCTACGGCACGTTGGTCATCTGGGCCACGAGCACACCCGTCTCGCTGGCTTCGCTAGTTTCCCTCGCTTGGGACTCCGCTGTGGGCGCTAGACGCGTCGGTCGGTGGGCAGTTGGTCAGTTCAGGGGGACACAAGAAGATGGCCCACCGCGATTCGGCGCGAGTCCGGCCGAATCCGATTGGGGTATCAGACAGACGAAGGCGCTTGAGCCCGTCATGATCGCTGCGGCGGAGGCGGGAAGCGGTCTGGAGTTTGTCAACAACTCGGCGACCGGGGAGATTCGCCTGACGATCTACCCCAACAGGGAGCTCACAGTCGAGGACGGATAGCCAAGTGATCGATCAGTTGGACTGTGGTCGGTCACGCAGCCCAACCATCCGTACGAAACGCCTCAATCAAAGTCTCGGCCGGAGTTGGATGCCCGATTTCGGCAAGGCGCCACGGCTCAGTGTTCCGGGGAGAGGCATGACCTCACCGGTGAGTGACGAGACGCGGATCGAACTCCGCATCGACCCCTGCCCGCCTGCTCGAGGAACAGCTCGCTCAGGCGTCCCTTGATCTGCTGCGCCAGCTGCTGCAGATGTTCGTAAGCACCTTGATGTCCGCGCGGGCCGACGCGGTCTGCGGCGCCGAGTACTGGGTCGTGTCCCCGGATCGGGTCCACTCCCGCAACGGCTACCGGCACCGGGAGCTGGACACCCGCACCGGCACGATCGACGTGGCAATCCCGCAGCTGCGCGAGGGGACCTACCTCCCCGACTGGCTGCTCGAGCGGTGCCGTCGCGCCGAACGCGCGCTCACGTCGGTGATCGCGCTCTGCCACGTGCTCGGGGTCTCGACCCGGCGGATGGACAAGCTCGTGCAGGCCCTCGGGATCACCGGGCTGTCCAAGTCGCAGGTCTCGGTGATGGCCAAGGAGCTCGACGCTCACGTCGAGCAGTTCCGCACCCGGTCGCTGGCCGAGGCCGGCCCGTTCACGTTCCTCGCCGCGGATGCCCTGGTCCTCAAGGTCCGCGAGGGCGGGCGCGTGGTGAACGTGCACGCCCTGGTCGCCACCGGCGTGAACGCCGACGGGCACCGGGAGATCCTCGGCCTGCAGGTCACTACCGCCGAGGATGGCGCCGGCTGGCTGGGGTTCTTCCGCGACCTGACCGCCCGCGGCCTGACCGGGGTCCGGCTGGTCACCTCCGACGCCCACGCCGGCCTGACCGCGGCGATCGCCGCGACCCTGCCCGGCGCTTCGTGGCAGCGCTGCAGGACGCACTACGCGGCGAACCTGATGTCGGTCACCCCGAAGACGTCATGGCCGTGGGTCAAGGCGCTGCTGCACTCGGTCTACGACCAGCCCGACGCCGCCGCGGTCCACGCCCAGTTCGACCGCGTCGTCGACGCCCTCACCGCCAAGCTGCCCGCGGTCGCCGAGCACCTCGAGAACGCCCGCGCCGACATCCTCGCGTTCACCGGCTTCCCCAAGGAGGTCTGGCGCCAGATCTGGTCGAACAACCCCAACGAGCGACTCAACCGCGAGATCCGCCGCCGCACCGACGTCGTCGGGATCTTCCCCGACCGGGCCTCGATCATCCGCCTCGTCGGAGCGGTCCTGGCCGAGCAGCACGACGACTGGGCGGAAGGCCGCCGCTACCTCGGCCTCGACGTCATCGCCCGCTCCCAGATCACGACCACCAGCACCACGGAGGTGACCGACGACCTGACCCTGCAGGCCCTCACAGCCTGACCAACGACGACGAGGGACCAGAACCCGTACACCATCTGAGAGGACTTGACCAGGGGAACTCCTGGAGGCTGACATGTGGCCAGTTCACAGAAGTCCCTGACGTGCGGACTCGGACACCTATCGGCGCGGCTACGCGCACGAATGCCGAGCGATCCGCACAAGCTGCTTGTTGGCTAGGCTCTCAGCAGGGGACGGAATGGGGACGGGGATGCAGGATTCTGAGATCGTTCTTGGGCTTCATCGGCACTTGTCTGCGTATTCGGTCACTGCCGCGACGGCCTCGCTGGGGAATCTCAGCATCGCCGGCAAGGTCTATGAGATGGCTTGGAGACTGCGCGGTTCAGCGCTGTCTTCCGCCGCACGCGTAGACGCGATTGGCATCGAGGCCAAGATTGCTCCGTATGAGCTTCGCAGGGTTGTACTGCCGATTCTCGATCAACTCGGCTGGATCAAGATCAACGATGCCGGCGACGGCTCGATGGTTTCCGTCGAAGACCTGATCCCTCCGCCGACAACTCTGCTTTCTGCGGCGGACACCGTGCTGACTGTTGTCATGATCACTGCCGAGGAGCGCGCCGCACTCGAACTGCTCCGATCCACCACCCGTCAGCCCCTCGAGCGAGAGGCCGCTCTGCAGGCTGCCGCCAGCCATAGCGACGAGGCAGCCGTTGCGGCACTCGAGCACCTAAAGGAACTAGGCCTTGTACGGGAGGTCCAGGCGGACGACGGTCGCAGTGCCGTGTTCAACCCCAACGTGTGGACAAGCGACGACTCGGTGGCGGCTGCTGCGCTTAGATCCGAGGACGCAAACGTCAGCCGTGAGGTCGGTGCACTGTTGGAGGAGGTCGCTGCCGCACCCGGGATGCCGGAGTCTGCTGTGACTAGTACCGAACGTAGATGGATCGATTTCGCCGTCAGCCAAGGCCTCATACAGCGAACGGTCGTGGCCACCAGCAATGGCACGGAACGACGATTCCTATTCACACCCCATCTCGGGCGCGATCCGTTCGGGGTTCCCAGCGGTGACCCCTCGGGGCACGTACGACAGTTGGTTGGATCGATGATCTACGCCGCCACCTACGCCGACTACAAGTTGTCGAATCCCGCCGCCTTCGTTTCGCGCCTGATATCTGATGGGGAAGCAGGTGACGCTTCCCCGATTGGGACCGACTACCCGATGCTCGAGACGGGGGGAATCGTTCGAGTCATCCCTGGATCGTCGACGGGGAGGTTCCGCCTGCAGTTGCTTCAGGCGGACGTCGCGGAAGAGGCGTTGAAGATTCTCCGTGCCAGGGACTCGTCATCGACTACCGCGACGGGGATTGGTGGCATCCGGGATCAACGCTCTTACACCCACGTGGAACGCGCCAGGGCACAGCTGGCAACGGAGACAGGTTCAACAAGCGCCGACGAAGCTCGCTTGGTCGCGGCGCTTCGCGAGGTAACCGGAAGGAGGTCGTTCTGACGTGAGTCCCGATGCGACCAGTGGATCGAAGAGTGGATCACGTTCAGGGCGTGCTCGGGCATCGTCCCGCTCGTCCAGGGAGGGCAGGTCGTCAAAGGGGGCGGCGCAGCCCTCCGACGACAACCAGGGGGCAGATCTCGAGCGGCGAATCGGACGGCTGGAGTTCTCCGAAGGAGCGCTCGTCAGGCTCCGGGTGCCCGTCCGAGTCGAGGAAGAAGCTGGGCGAGACGTCATTACAGACATGGACGTCCTGGCGGTGGAGGCAACCCGCAGACTCCAGGTGTCCCGCTCACTCCTGGAGTGCAAGTCGGGCCTCGGACAGTCGAAGGAACCGGATCGCTTGCTGTGGCTAGCGGGTTTGCGAGGTCTCCTGGAGGTCGACCGCGCCGTTCTCGTCCGCCAGACCATCACAAAGCGCGGCCGCGACCTAGCTGCGAGGCTCCGACTCTCGACCCTCGACATGCGAACTCTTCAGGCGCGCGAGGCATCCATCGCGTGGGTTCCGGAACGCTTCGCCCACGTGGACGGCGCGGCCTGCCTGGCTGCTGAGAAGCGGGTCGATGTCCAGCTGAAGGGCCTGGCTTGGCTTCCGTCTAGCCTGATTGCCTTTCTACGGTTCGATGCTCTGATCGCTCGCCCCCACCAGATTCTTGGGGCTCTGACCACGTTGGGTGAGGTCGCTTCCACCAAGGGAACGCTTCCTGAGCCGACCGATGTTGTCGTGGCAGGTCACGCACTCGTTGATCTCCTCATCGCCGCGTGTGAGGACGCCAGGCATCTAGATCAAGTCGGCCGCTTGGAGCTCGAGGCTCGCGTCATGAGAGGCCACATGACGGGGGATCCCGATGATCAGCACACCCTCGAGGTCATCGCATCCGCAAACAAGCTCATGCGCTACTACCTCGAGCAGGTGCATCAGGCCTACGTGGATTCGGGCATCACCCGCCGGGACGTCGACGTCCCGGACTTGGGATCCGTCGTCGCTGCGCCTGCGCCTTGGGTTGGTCGATACGCGGATCTTGTAGAAGCGCTTAGGAACAACGGTCGAATCGCAGCGGACATTCTGCAAACAGCGGAGTTGGCCTGCTTCGACGCGCTAGCCGGGGACACCAACTACCAGGCTCGCGCGTTCGACCACTTGTTCACTCCTGAGCATCGCCAGATGCTGAGGCTCGCAGTCCGGGTGCTCCGAGAAGTCTCAGGGCCCGCAATCGCTGACCGCCTCGGTGGGCTCAATGACTTGGACTTCGAGCGCTCCGCCCCGGCTGTTCCTGACCGACAGGTACCTGCGAAAGCCACCGCCACGGCGGCCACAGAAGCGACAGCTGAGGGCTCGGTCCTGCCGGCCCCCGAGCCGGAGCAACTCACCACCGATAACTAGCGATACGTGCCTGTCGGGACGCTTCGCCCCATCCACCTCACGTATTTCGGGGTGGGAGCGCCCCATCGAGCGCGGCGTGGATGGCTCGGCGCTGCTCGTCGGTGTACGGCCCGTCGGCGGGCTTGATGCGTCGGCCCAACTGGCGGGAACCCTAGATCGCGATCTCGCCGATCGAGAGCTTCTCGAGCAGCGGCAGGGCGGCGTCGACGAAGCAGAGGGTAAGGAGAATCGGGACGTCGGTGTGCTCGTGGGCGTCAAGGGCGGACCTGGCCGCGCAGCGCTGCTTGTCCATCGCGGCGACCCATGCGGTCTTGTCGCGGCCCCCGACGTAGAGCTGCTGGGTTCGGGCGCTGAACAGGCCGCCACGGGTACGAACCTCGACCTTGGCGTCCTTGTAGTGCTTGACGTCGATGACCAGGACGCCGCGCGCCGTCACCGCGACGATGTCCAGATCGCCGTCGCGTCGGCCGGGCACGATGCGACGGTTGTGCAGGAACAGCGCCTGGTCCCCGGCGCGTCCCAGGATCCGCTCGGCGACCTTGCGCTCGCCCTCCGCGCCGGTCCTGAAAGCCGTCGTCGCCGCGGGCTCCGGCATGACGGCGCGCAGGAACCTGCCGATGCCGGGGAAGCGAGTGGTGACGCGGTCGTCGCGGGCCTGCTTGCGTCGTTCGTACTCCCGCTGCAGCGACGAGCTGCCCTCAGCTGGCCCTGTGGAGAGTGCTGCGTTCGGAGCGCTTGTCGTTCCTGCGGTGTCGTTCCCGCGGTGTCGGGCCCGCGAGGCTGGCCAGGCAGTCGGGGCAGACCGCCGCCTTCAAAACGGTCAAGTAGCCGGCGTCGGTGCCTGCCGGCACCTGGGCTCTGCAGTCGCAGGTCCCGTCGAAGCGTAACCGCATCCGGCGGACTTCCGATCCGGTCATGAGCACGCCGCCTGCCCAAGGAACGATCCGGCGGGCGACGCGTCGAGGCCGACGTCGCGGTCGAGCGCTCGTCGGTCGTGCACGTCCGGCCCCCGTTTCGGTCAGTCATCCTCCCGGCATGACGCTATCGGCTGCCGCTGACCGTCACAGGCAACCCGACGTGGGCGGCGCCGGCGCGGCCGGTATGGCCGTGGTTGACACGGAGGGCGTCCGATTCACGAGCTGGAGGTAGCGCTCCGCCGTCGCGTTGACGGCGCCAACGGGGCCTTCGCGTGCGGCAGGGCGCAGAATCGCGGCCGGCCAGGTCACGTCGAGTGACCGGCCGGCCGCGAGATTCCCACTCCCCAAGAGAAGAGGAGTCTGGAGGCGAGCTCGCCTCCCTTCTTGGTAATTGCACCGGTCAGAAGCTCGCAGATGTCAGCAGTTCACATAGTCTGGACCTGCGGCGATGTGGACCATTCTCACCATTCCGCCCACGAAATCGGTCGCCTCCGCACACGACATCAGACGGCGAACTCGGCGCCACACACTAGGCAAAAGAACGGTCCGCGCAGCTCCTGGGGAACCTTCACCGGCTCGTAGGCGTGGCAGGGTGATGCCACGATCTCCATGTCGTTGGGTTCTACGAGCGGCGCAGGTGCATCAGCAACATCCGACGCTTCGACGCTGAACTGGATGAAGGAGTCCCGAGGTTGACGAACCGCATCACGCAGTTCGTCAGTTAACTCGTTCATGAACTGGGGTACGGCAACACCCTGCGCGTACTCCAACTGCTCTTGAGTCCACCACTGGTCAACCGTCGCGGAGACGCCACAGAGCGGGCAGAAGTAGATCTCAGCGGATGGCGCAGTCTCCGCCGCCTCGCTAGCGGGTCCGTGATGCCACTTGAACTGGCCCATGCATGACGGACACTCCCGGCGCAGGAAGCCGTCGTCATCGATCGGTATGGACACCTGCAGTTCCATGAGTTCCCCTCCGTCACAGACTTACGAACAGCGTCTCGTCTATCGGTCTGC
It contains:
- a CDS encoding peroxiredoxin; amino-acid sequence: MTHKAVVSLTTGMDDPEKVTVAFLVAVGAAETGRETLMFLTKDAVRLVSGTTATGVACEGCPPLADLVARYEAAGGRYYVCPICFNSRRLDAATLAANAELQGTIPLWQWIGDDAATTFSY
- a CDS encoding DUF4234 domain-containing protein, whose amino-acid sequence is MSHQQPEPSAAPGGPVPTGVPAPAQPPLGGAPAPGSEMAAYPTPAPPAHGSRRAGGVRPTAVKSRNVLAVWFLLPLITLGFYYWYWYPTINAELRDADPRVQVSPFVAWLAVVPGAFLVLPPFISMYNTGKRIATAQASAGIGSSCNPLIGVLLMFVFGLNTLYYQSELNKIPASVR
- a CDS encoding IS256 family transposase; the encoded protein is MTRRGSNSASTPARLLEEQLAQASLDLLRQLLQMFVSTLMSARADAVCGAEYWVVSPDRVHSRNGYRHRELDTRTGTIDVAIPQLREGTYLPDWLLERCRRAERALTSVIALCHVLGVSTRRMDKLVQALGITGLSKSQVSVMAKELDAHVEQFRTRSLAEAGPFTFLAADALVLKVREGGRVVNVHALVATGVNADGHREILGLQVTTAEDGAGWLGFFRDLTARGLTGVRLVTSDAHAGLTAAIAATLPGASWQRCRTHYAANLMSVTPKTSWPWVKALLHSVYDQPDAAAVHAQFDRVVDALTAKLPAVAEHLENARADILAFTGFPKEVWRQIWSNNPNERLNREIRRRTDVVGIFPDRASIIRLVGAVLAEQHDDWAEGRRYLGLDVIARSQITTTSTTEVTDDLTLQALTA